The Anaeromyxobacter sp. Fw109-5 genomic interval GGCTCGGGCTCCTGCAGCGATGACGCCGACGGGCTCGACCCCGCCGGACCGCCCGCTCGCGGCCGCGCTGCGCGCGGTGGCCGCGGCGCTGCTCGACCTCGTCTACCCGCCGCGCTGCGCCGCCTGCCGCGAGGGGGTGGCCTCCGAGCCGTTCTGCCCCACCTGCGCCGAGGCCGTGGATCCGTTGCCGGCGGGCTGCGCCCGCTGCGGCATGCCCGGCCCCGACCCGCTCTGCGGCGCGTGCCGCGCCGATCCGCCCGCGTTCGACGCGATCCGCGCGGGCGGGCTCTTCGGGGGTCCCCTCGCCGACGCGATCCACGCCTTCAAGTACGGAGGGCGTCCGGCCCTCGCGCGCCCGCTCGGCGCGTGGCTCGCGCGCACCGCGCCGCTTCCGCCCGGCGCGCTCCTCGTCTCCGTCCCGCTCGCCCGCCGCCGCCGCATCGACCGCGGCTACGACCAGGCCGCCCTCCTCGCCGACGCGCTCGCCCGCGCCGCCGGCGCGCGCGACCGCCGCC includes:
- a CDS encoding ComF family protein, which produces MTPTGSTPPDRPLAAALRAVAAALLDLVYPPRCAACREGVASEPFCPTCAEAVDPLPAGCARCGMPGPDPLCGACRADPPAFDAIRAGGLFGGPLADAIHAFKYGGRPALARPLGAWLARTAPLPPGALLVSVPLARRRRIDRGYDQAALLADALARAAGARDRRLRGALVRTRETPPQVGRTRAERSRNVAGAFRAVRTRDLQGKDVVLVDDVVTTGATADAAARALKDAGVRSVIVVALARAD